Genomic DNA from Prunus persica cultivar Lovell chromosome G1, Prunus_persica_NCBIv2, whole genome shotgun sequence:
aatgcaaagaaaaaataagcacaaagcacaaagaaagaaaagaaaaggaaccaGCAGTTTTATAACAAGCTCACTTGCCTTGCCACCATCTCCTGATATCTTCAGTTTCTTATTCATCAGACCAGTATGTGTGatatcattatttttcattccTTTAAGTGTTCcggccttttttcttttaagaggATTTTCCACCTGCAACCAAAACACGAACATTACACAGTTCAACCTACATGTATAGGGAAAGAATAGCTTCATGATCAGACATGACGTACATGTTTAAACAAGAAGAGCTgaattaaaagataaaataaataaatcaagaCTAAACATGACGAAATGGTGATTCATTCTTACCAGTTTCACATCTCCAACTGGATTATCTTTTGAAGTATAGGATTCATCAGGTTGTGCTGCACCAATTATTTTCTTCGCCCTATCTGCATTTTCGAAGCCATAATTTGTTCTCGACCCAGGAGCCAACCCCAGCTCCTCCCCAGAAactcttgttttcttcttcttcctcctctcagTTTCATCTGTGTAACAGCTGTCATGGTCAACCACATATCACAAATAGGAACACAATGACATTCACCAGATAGAATTCAAATTCTCACATGAGCACATTAGAAATTGAGCAATAACCAATATCAGCAGGTCTATTcccaaataacaaaacaaaacaaaagtcacCTAAATATTGATAGGCACAACCAATCCATTTAACAGAACCTACATCAGAAGTAGGAAATACTCAATCTAATATTTTCCGCATAGCACAAACGTAACTAAACAAAAGTAACATAAATATCCTTACCATCCATAAGCAACCTGCATAACTCTGCTGCTTCTGCTGCTTCATCTTCAATCTCCTCTTCTGCCTGAGCCAAGGAAGGGCGCCTTCTCATTTTAAGCCCTTTAACACCATCCAATTTATCATGATTGGATTCATGATCACCTCCTAGCACTTCTTCACATTCTTCTGCATCAAGCAAATTTTCTAAATCCCCAGCAAAGGAATCCAGATCGCTATTATTTCCTTCAGAGTCGCTCTCATTTTCTTCCCCATCTAGAGCTGAAAGACTCTGAACTTGCCgatcccaaatttcttgacaCTTCTCCCGGTTCTGCTGCTGTAGCTGAAGGAAGGACATACGCTGGCCACGTGCATATTTACTGATAGTGTTTGCATCAACTTTTACCCCAGATGCAGCTTGCTCACTTGAAAGCTTGCGTATCATTGCAATCCGATGCCATCTAGTCTGTCTCGCAATCAGTTCATCAGAAACACCGAATTTAAGAAGAACCTGGGAATAAGAACACAATTAAAGTCAacataaaacaataaatacaTCTATATATCCCACAACATTTCCGAAAGGAAACAGAGATGCTAAAACACCCTATTGTACAATGGAAGATAATTTTAAGTTACAAGGGCATAGACCTACTAGCAATTTCTCATGCACACCAGGATATCTTTTTAAAGTCACATAAAATATACTTATTTCTGTCCTACATGTTAACAAGGATAGCAAAGATTTAATTCAAGAAAAAGGTAGAGATGCCCATAAGGGAAGCtagaaatataaattaagATTCTTAAATAACGTCTTTTTTCTTGACCGTTCAATGAGATTTAGGGCAGCATTAATGCACCTCTCGTGCAGCCTCCATGCTTAATCTGCGTAGATCAGCATCTGTTCCGGTAACAGTGGAACCTCCTCGAGTAGcagcagatttttttttcaccacTGCACTTGACATAGACGCTTTTGGTGCAGCACGAACATAACTAAAACCTAGGCCCCGGCCAGATGGATCACCAACACCAGATATTTCCAAACgctcaatattttcttttcccttaaaaacaacaaagaagatcgtgtaaacaaacaaataaatggaAAAGAGGTACTGATGGATGCTAGACTAATTACCTTTTCCGGTCAATTAGCCACGAGAATATGATGCAAATCTCAAAAACAGGATCACAAGTAAAAGTGCActtgatgaaaaaaagaaatcatagaGTCAAAGATATATGTTTACCTGTGTACATGCTACAAAGTTGCTACTCAAGTTCCATGGAGTAATCTGCAGTTCCCTTTCAATGTGTGATGCAGCAGCCAGAGTAATTGCGTCATCAGGGAGACGACTCATTGCAGATGATATGGCAGAGGGATGTGTTTCAGTAATTCCCAAATGTTTGAGCCGGTAAAGACCAGCTTGCATGCTTTCATAGGCACACACCTATACAGCAAAAagttaagaacaaaaaagatcCATGAGCATCATATCTCTTTGGTCATAACTACTATTTAACCTGCTGAGTTGAGGCGTCAAATTAATAACTTATTGCAATCCATTTCTAAAATTGCAAGACAAAGTATAAAGGATAAACTAGATAAGTTGTTTCCTTCAAGCCATTTATAAACTGTATAGAAGTATTGCTTCAATGTGCCTGAATGACTCTGTGCTAACATGATGAAACAAACGCTTCATGCTATTCAACTAAGTGTCCATCagaaattcaagaattaatcaCACTTTGAATGTTTATTAAGCCAAACTTTGGCCGCCAAAGCATATGCATTTAGATGAGATTAGATTTTGGTGAAGAACAATCATTAGAAGAATTCAATTATTAGGGGACAACATTAGGAATAACGATGGATTTCTATGAAGCATCCACAAACAAGAATGTTCGATCGATTTAACTTAACAAAAGCAGAAAAGCAAAAGATTTGAAGTGTAACTCACCTCTTCTGGCTTCACCATATTTCTTAATTCATCCTCTGAGAAAATTCGGAAGTTGCGTTTCTTAACCCACATCCATTGTCCATTTGATCCCCTCTGGAAATGTTGCATATCCATTCAGAATGATAAGTTGAGTAAAGAACagtaaacaataaaataataataatatatcaaAAGAGAATTGAGCAAAAAGAAAGTGCCTGCAAATTTGCATGTTCCTTCAGCTTCTTCCGAAGAAAGGCTTCAGATAGATAAGGAAATTGTGAAGGTAGCTCGTCTGAGCGGATACAAGGAAGAAAATGGCGCTTTTCGGCAGCACGGAACTCTCGGCACATGTAGACTAAGAGCCTGTTAATCATATAAGTTTGAAGATTCTTAGTTCCAGGAGACATTACCTCCATGAGAGGTTCCTGCAAACAACAGTAGGAGAACAACtcagattcaacaatatatgTTCTGGAAAGATTGTCTCTTAATACACATAGATCTACTGAAATTGTTATTGACTGGCAGTGCACAATTTAGACACAATTAATCTACTAATATTCCAATATGgaaaagcaaacaaacaaaataaaaccacaATGGAACCAAGTAACGGATATCGACCTAGAGAATCGTATTACAAAATCCAGGATATATACTAAAACACTCAGACAAACGAACTCAGACAAACGAAAAGCTTTCACTTTATGGTAGCGTCACGTTTTCCGCTAAACCCACGAACATCAATTTCACATAGAATTTGAAGTTTCAGTTGGAAGGCAGAAAATGTCATCTCCTTCAGTTACACTTCTCCACAAGTAGCAAACATCACTTCACAACAGCTAGCAAATCCATCCTAATAACTGAGAATGCGTTCTCTGCAGCAACCGACACCCATAAAGCTGACTAAAATCTCACTCGACTGCTCAGTTTTTCCACTCCAACCCCATTCTAATCCTCAAAAATACAAAGACTAGATGGAGGCTCTGACCATTAACAAATTATCAGCAAAAGTTTAAATCATTTCTATAGCATGCAACTACCTATTTATATGTTCTTATCATATGACGAAAAGTCACTACCTGCACCACCAACATTACTTTTACATTATAAAGAGTACCTCAGAAAGAAggttcttttcattttctttgtcaaaTAAACAATCAATTAGCCTCCTAAGATTCCTCTTTTTACTTACTCACAATGGCATACAATCCCTCTGAGTTTGATACTTGTAGTTGGGTCCATTCCAAATAGTTCATGATGTTTCGTGGTTAAAAATGACTTATCCTGCTACCCGAGCACAATTGTCTAAGTAATCCAACGAGAACCTCAGAAAAAAGACGGCATTTTCCTTCATAAGAAACATGCTTTCACTAATATAAAGAAACGTTACAAAACATGAACGAAAcaagatataaaaaaatataaaataaaaaacagcaACACTCCAATTATAAAACAAAGCCTGAAAGAAATATCCAGATACTTTGGAGATACCAACATTCAAAGGGAAGGTCAAAAGCGAACTCTATCCCACAAAAGATCCCTCAAATATCCTTTTACTCCACTCTATCCACATCACCCAAAAAATTACCACCACAGCACATCTCCCCAAAGCTATACCTCTCCCAATTCAGCACAAGAAGCCAGAGTATCCCAATTCACTTGGGCCTCCGTAAACAATCTTCTCCACAAGGACAATTTAATGGGGCAACAAAGCAGTACGTCATCCAAAATTTCAGTAGAATTTTGCACATCACACCAATGGGGATAGAGGCACCAGTATTGGTCGTCTTCTcgaataaacaaataattcaCCTATCCTAGAGCTATAATCCAAGCTAACACCTGTACTACAGGAGGTACTTTGGCCTTCGAAATACGTGAGGGgctgaaaagagaaagagaagagttgtccaacaatttttttgaataagaTGTATAAGAGAATACTACCGAAGACTCCAACTTCCATAATCTTCTACCCGGGCTAGATGGAACCAAACAAATGTTTCTAAGACAACCAATAACTCAGTTAGCTTCCCCCTTCATGCTCCTTAAAATTTCCATGAAAGCCAAAGTCCCAACTCAGAGGAGAAGTAGAAGAATCTACACACAAGCTTACAATAGAACATTATGGAAACAAGGTAAACTGTATACGCAAGGAAAAGGAGTGGATACAGCCGTTTCTCCCACCCAGCACTCATCCCAAAACATCAATTAAGAAATCAAGCAAGGAACGTTGAGACATTCTGTCCAAGGGCTTGAACCCCTCTAATCACAACAATAGAATCAcacctattttctttttggtgaagAATCACACCTATTTTATGACAGAAACCAAAGGAGCCCCGCGCTCTTGTTCAAACCTCCATAATCATTTTCCATGAAGACTTTCATTTCTACTTACCATATTCCCAACAACTAACCTCATATTTCAAACACCTGGGACACCAGATCCCATTTGACCAAATGGTCTTTTCTACCTTCCAATATTCCTTGCCATAGAAACTTCCTCATCAAGCTTCCCAATTTTTCTCCAAGCTAACAGGACTAAAAAAAGTGGAATATAGATAGGCATGCAGCAAAGAACTGATTGAAAAAGTGTTAGTCTTTTTCACCTCCAGATAAAAAAGGCTAAATAAGTACCAACGGAAGGTTCTCACCCCGTCGCCTACATTGTTCTCCGACAATGTGCGCTGGACAAAAGGAGCCAccattctctttctttcttcaatcGCTTTGATCTGACGCTGCCGCTGGAAACTCATAGCCAGAAGATGCAAGACGAGGACGATATATCTACATTAACATAATCTGTCTTCTCGTCTTCATAAGATCGGTTTGTATCAGTAATTCAAGCGGTCAGATCAATGTTCAACGAATGGCACACAGGGTCTCACATTTTCTCCAACTTCTTCCCCATTGGATCCCACAAACTAATTGCCATAGGATTAACCCCAAGTGGCAGCACTAAATATTTCATAGGCCACTTATCCACCTCACAACCAAAGGCCAATTCTAACTCCCTTACTTTTCTTGCATGTGTATTTATCCCTGCAGTTGAACATTTGCCTCTATTTATCTTCAAACCAGAAACAGCACTGAAAACTTCTAGTACTGACATAAAGTTTCTCAAATTTTGATCCCCCCCCctccaaaagggaaaaaaattgtatctTCCATAAACTACATATGCAAGATCTCCATTTCTTGCCTACCAACTACCAATCCCCTTTCATATTCATCTCCTTTGCTCTTTCCACGAATCTACTCAAACCATCCACCACCATagtaaacaaagaagaagaaagtatCTCCTTGGCTTAACCTTTTGATGCTCCAAATTTAAGGCTTGGTCTTCcattaattaaaattggaaTCTTATCTCAATTCAAAACCCCCTTTCCACTTCTTCCAAATAGCATAAATCCTTTTTGTTCTAAAGAAAAATCCACTCCCTCCCTTATGGGCTGTATTTGACTCATCTATTGAGCACACCCAGACATGAGGGAGAATGTTGTATGGATTGTTGGGTTGTGAGCTTGATATATATTCAAGGACGCATTTCCCAATGGCTCGGACATTGAGAACCCACACTGGCTTAACAGCTCATCCAAAAACAAGTAAATGTTACATTTATGTTCTGTTTGAATTATTATGTAATATGTGTTACGTCAGAACTATGAAAATGCAACAAAGTACTAAAATGCATACAAGAAAATCACTTTTTTATAATCAAACAAGGACATGAGTAAAGCCAAGCACCAACAACTTGCATCAGTATCCTGTAAATCACCAACAGCAACCCaagagaacaaaataaaaatattggagGATTATGCAATGAAGGGTATTGCTATTACAAACCTGTTGGCCAACAACATTAAGTTTGTCAATGCGTCTAATTGAAAGCTTTCCCTTTGCAGAACGAACCAACAAATAATCAGTTGATGGCACCTTATGAGAAAATACAGGAGCTCTATACATGTTTGTTTCAAGCGATGACTGACTGCAACCAGCTTTTGTATCTCCAAGAAAAGGTGATTTATCAGCAGGATTTAGTGAGATGACATGTCCCAAACTGTTGCTGTCACTGCGTAACAAAGAACCAGTTTGATCATCTGGGGCTGATTTTTGATAATAAGTGCACAATCTTGCACCCATACCAGCATTGCTCAAAAGTAAAGGTCTTTCCTCACAGTAcctgcaaagaaaataaatcaaattagtTTGGTATGGTCACCTCCATATCTGTAcagttgaaaaaaaagaagttatgcttgtccaaaaagaaaaaccaaggaacaatacacttttttttttttttttgaaaggcAACAGACATATACCAAAGTAGAAAATCTAATTACAAAGAGTGGATAAGGAATCCAAAATCCgaagagaaaacagaaaatacaaaaaaaaaaaaaaaaaaaaaaagggggagttATAAAGctcaaacttgaaaaatctAATCAAACATTAAAGAAGAATGAGAATATCCCTAAAATCAACCAAAACCAATGCCCACAGAGCTGCCCAGAACCTCCTCACTCTTTCCCAGTacatcatcaaaacaataaattcattTAACTGCCCTTATTAGTCCCTAGAAATTGATGTCAACATAAGATATCAGCTTCCTGAATTTGTGATTCAGCACAACTTTTGGTGCTTGGAATATCATAAACCTTGTAGTTGtagaaatcaagaaaactacTTTAATGATCCTTCATACTCTTAAGATTGATAACTTGTCCTACGAttccataaaataaagcaaTGAAAGACATCATTTCATACTTTTAAGATTGATAAGTTGTCCAAAGAACAAACAATTCAATTGCAAGATACAAAGCGAAGCATCAATCTGACACTTACTGTCATACAAAACAATGAAGGCGATCACAATAAGAACAGCATCGGAAGAATATCACAATAACCATCAAACAAACCCACTCATACAGGGGAAAGGGGAAACAACATAAAAGGTTTAAAACAGGTCTTTGAAGTTGCTTACTCCATTAGAAACACATGACCATCTTTCACAGAAAGGTCAGATTTCTTCTTAAATGCTCCAGGAGGCCGCAAAGATTTATTCTCACCAGGAATCTTTTGTGCCTTTGGCAACAAGTATATTTTTGTACGAACAAGATGAAGCAAAGAATTTGGTTGAACATTCTGGGCTGCAAGAGATTTATCATCTTCAAGTTCCTTCCCTAAATAAAACAACTTCACAGTTTCGGATGGCTTAAAATCTACAAAATCAAGAATACTGAGTCAGCTTTTAAACTTCTCCACATACTTCAAAAGAAttcatcaattaaaaaacTTAAACATAAATACACAAGACAAACACATTAAAATGAGAGGGGTCAACCTAGCTTTTTTGAAGCTTTTGATTTAACAGAAGAGACTGTTTCCTCAGCATCCACATGAAGCTTACTTCCTTTCCCACCCAAGCTCTTTATGATAATTTTCATTGGTCCTTGAGTGGGGAGCTTCCCTCGTTCTTTTACAGCCACTTCATTGTCATGGGGATACCATAAAGATTTTGGTCGGTGAAAATTAGCCACACACTTACTgcaaaaaagttatttttttgagaaatctcAAAAACCTTGCAAGACTTACTCTATTATCATATAACAAAACGAAATTACAGTTTAGCTGTGATTCATATTTCTTTCCTATGCATGACCCAGTATAGTTAACAGTACTTGTGCAGATAAGCACTGTTTTCCAAACAGAGCCAAGTCACTATAAACCATGACATACTGATAAAGTAAAAACAAcattcaaacaaaataaagaatgcAAGCAGCAGTATCagaacaaataaagaaaaattagggaaTATATAACAATCCATCTTACTTGCTTAACCTCAGTTTCATTGTCTGTAACATCAGGGCAGGTTGTGAGTGATAAATCTTTATGCCCTGCACTGTGCGTCTTTTAGAATTTGATTTCAGTTGCTGAGAAGTTTTCCTATTTGAATAGTGTTTATCATTAGCAACATATCGCCAACCAAATTGACCTCCGTGACCTGGCAGCTCAAAAGAATCCCCATTGCTCAAGTTTACCGGGCGAGTCACAATCATGGCCCCTGAATGAAGCCTAAGATGTTCACTTTCCTTGTTATCCAAAATCTCAAAAAGCATTTGCTCATCTTGAAGATCGAGGATAAGTTTTGGCTTTCCAGTAGGCATATCTGGGTCCCAAATTATCTGGTCTAACCAGGATCCTTTTAGCATGTCTCTATTCTGTGAAGTGAGTTTGCTAAATTCCCTCACAGCATCGCTCTGATGAAGCTTCTCACCGACACTCTCCATTGTACCATCTGTATGGTCATCCACTTCAAATCGAGATTCTAGCCTTAAAAGTTGGGGATGGCATCTGCTTTCCGAGACAGGAAGACATAAAAGTTCTGATGAATTTCTTGAGCCAAAAGGCTCCAATAGACTACATGAGCTATGCAGCACAACAGCATGATCCTTCTCATAAGGTTCTTTTGGGGGCTCTAACAGAATATTTTGTGACCCACTATCAGGTTCTGTTTCACTATTAATTGAAAATTCATCAGGTCCCGAAATTTCACAACTCTCATCAGAATTGTCACTTGCTACAGGAGAATTGCCCCAAACAATTCCTTCTTCCCAGTCTAGTTGATCAAGAGGATAAAATTTTGAACACAAAGGTGACTGCCTTCCCACAGAAATATCATAAATTTGATCCTCTTTCAATGGTTCTGCATTGAGACAGGAGTCCTTTATTGGCCCGTCATCCAGCAGAGCGACTGAATTAGCCGCTTTTAGAACACCAAACTTTGCATTTTCCGAGTCAGTGTCATTGAGTGCTGAGATGTCATATTTCATTGCATCTGCCTGTTTCAAAGATTGCAATCCGTGACTAGATCCTTTTAAGAATGCCTCTTCATCCTCTTCAATGATATCCGAAACATCCATGGATTTGTACCTATCTGAAAGGATGTTGGTTTAATTCTGTAAACagtactaaaaataaaactagatGAAGCAATAAGATACAAACCAAAACTAGAAGACCTGTCTAACAGGAAGATAACCTAAAATGCAACTAAAATTTGACCCATAAGAAAGCAAAAAATGTAAACATAATTTTTAACATAACATATGCTTTGAGACAGTAGTTTGCTGCCATTAAGATATGTAATTTCTGTCCTAGCAATTTTATCCTTGGAGGCATCAAGGAGGATTCCATATATATGCAACATACCTTTAGGAACAGAGTATCTGTGTTCTCTTTTCTCCGCCTTCTTCAAGGGCACATGAATACCAAAGATTTCCGAGAATCTTAAGATCACCAATCCATCTTCTATGCATAGAACTGGCAGCGGAGTGGCACTTTTATCTGAAAGCGCTTCCTGTAATGGCCAAGAGAGATGTAAACATCAATGAAGACTAATAGAATAGTGAGAAGCACTGTCAAGATGCAATTCAGTTAAAGAACGAGCAGCAATACATGTTCCCTCAACTAGATGACAAAGAAATCACTTGCATTCACAAATTAGCTGTCTCCTTACATCAGGTATAGCATGTCAAAGAAATTAGAGAACAAATATAGACATAGGACAAAATACAAATGTAGTCTAGTACGCATTGCTTAGGAAACAATATAATTGTATCCACGATCATGTCCCCAACTTGTCAGAGAAAATGTTTTTCTTGGTAGGAAACAGAATGAACATACATGACAATGAAAACAATTCTTTCTTTACAAGTAACATGTCAGAATAAATAATATCCGAGAGCAAGAATTGATATGCAACTTTTTATacatattatcacaaacaGACCTGAAACTCTTCTACATGAGCATccaaattttcagagtccaaACCACCAATTTGATAATCATCCTCAGaatatttttctcctttagAATCCCCTGCAAGACAACCtatcaaattatacaactacATTTAAGATGTATCTTTTCCATCCACAACTATGAGCAAGATCGATATATGTGATCTAGGTAAACACTGATGAATGCATGGTGTAAAAGTTAGCAACTAACAGAAAACTTTAACTGAGAGAACACCTGGTAAAGAGATAGTTTCAACATCAACGTTTTTTTCAACCACCTCATGTTCCACTTCCtgttcaatttcttcatcGTAATCTTCATCATCAAACACAGAATGTGTGAGCTCCAAAGTAGCCAATGAAACTTGAGCAGAAAGATAATCC
This window encodes:
- the LOC18792393 gene encoding transcription initiation factor TFIID subunit 1 isoform X2, with the translated sequence MDVSDIIEEDEEAFLKGSSHGLQSLKQADAMKYDISALNDTDSENAKFGVLKAANSVALLDDGPIKDSCLNAEPLKEDQIYDISVGRQSPLCSKFYPLDQLDWEEGIVWGNSPVASDNSDESCEISGPDEFSINSETEPDSGSQNILLEPPKEPYEKDHAVVLHSSCSLLEPFGSRNSSELLCLPVSESRCHPQLLRLESRFEVDDHTDGTMESVGEKLHQSDAVREFSKLTSQNRDMLKGSWLDQIIWDPDMPTGKPKLILDLQDEQMLFEILDNKESEHLRLHSGAMIVTRPVNLSNGDSFELPGHGGQFGWRYVANDKHYSNRKTSQQLKSNSKRRTVQGIKIYHSQPALMLQTMKLRLSNKCVANFHRPKSLWYPHDNEVAVKERGKLPTQGPMKIIIKSLGGKGSKLHVDAEETVSSVKSKASKKLDFKPSETVKLFYLGKELEDDKSLAAQNVQPNSLLHLVRTKIYLLPKAQKIPGENKSLRPPGAFKKKSDLSVKDGHVFLMEYCEERPLLLSNAGMGARLCTYYQKSAPDDQTGSLLRSDSNSLGHVISLNPADKSPFLGDTKAGCSQSSLETNMYRAPVFSHKVPSTDYLLVRSAKGKLSIRRIDKLNVVGQQEPLMEVMSPGTKNLQTYMINRLLVYMCREFRAAEKRHFLPCIRSDELPSQFPYLSEAFLRKKLKEHANLQRGSNGQWMWVKKRNFRIFSEDELRNMVKPEEVCAYESMQAGLYRLKHLGITETHPSAISSAMSRLPDDAITLAAASHIERELQITPWNLSSNFVACTQGKENIERLEISGVGDPSGRGLGFSYVRAAPKASMSSAVVKKKSAATRGGSTVTGTDADLRRLSMEAAREVLLKFGVSDELIARQTRWHRIAMIRKLSSEQAASGVKVDANTISKYARGQRMSFLQLQQQNREKCQEIWDRQVQSLSALDGEENESDSEGNNSDLDSFAGDLENLLDAEECEEVLGGDHESNHDKLDGVKGLKMRRRPSLAQAEEEIEDEAAEAAELCRLLMDDETERRKKKKTRVSGEELGLAPGSRTNYGFENADRAKKIIGAAQPDESYTSKDNPVGDVKLVENPLKRKKAGTLKGMKNNDITHTGLMNKKLKISGDGGKTYKEKKSAREKFICGACHQAGHMRTNKNCPKYGEDQETHSDTPDLDKADGKITALNPSNQAQQKTTTKKLVPKSATKIAVVEASDVDVGLSTKVLPLKFKCGSTEKLPDKQALGETESSERPVASDPETGKPTFKVNKIIISNKMKPENAPVESQKPPIVIRPPTDTDKGHVESQKPTIVIRPPANTDRDQVESQKPLIAKRPSMEAQREQHHKKIIIKRPKEIIDIDQVSQDGSTPVEHRKTKRIVELTSSEKNRKEENMYLAKEAAKKKARDDKRSREEQEKRRNEERLKEERARRLYEEEMRMIEEQERLAEIRRYEAVIRQEREEEERQKAKKNKQKKKRPEIREDYIEDSRARRFDKRMQERDRGAKRRPVVELGRYGGESAPITKRRRGGEVGLANILERIIETLKDRIEVSYLFLKPVSKKEAPDYLDIIERPMDLSTIREKVRKMEYKSREQFRHDVWQITYNAHKYNDGRNPGIPPLADQLLELCDYMLVENDESLTEAEAGIESADF
- the LOC18792393 gene encoding transcription initiation factor TFIID subunit 1 isoform X1, encoding MGHDSDGGSQDGRDEDDEEEYEEAGRGSRFLGFMFGNVNDSGGLDADYLDEDAKEHLAALADKLGPSITGIDLSVKSPQTSTDAVEEDYDEKAENAVNYFDIDEDFEGPEIQAATEEDHLLPRKDYLSAQVSLATLELTHSVFDDEDYDEEIEQEVEHEVVEKNVDVETISLPGDSKGEKYSEDDYQIGGLDSENLDAHVEEFQEALSDKSATPLPVLCIEDGLVILRFSEIFGIHVPLKKAEKREHRYSVPKDRYKSMDVSDIIEEDEEAFLKGSSHGLQSLKQADAMKYDISALNDTDSENAKFGVLKAANSVALLDDGPIKDSCLNAEPLKEDQIYDISVGRQSPLCSKFYPLDQLDWEEGIVWGNSPVASDNSDESCEISGPDEFSINSETEPDSGSQNILLEPPKEPYEKDHAVVLHSSCSLLEPFGSRNSSELLCLPVSESRCHPQLLRLESRFEVDDHTDGTMESVGEKLHQSDAVREFSKLTSQNRDMLKGSWLDQIIWDPDMPTGKPKLILDLQDEQMLFEILDNKESEHLRLHSGAMIVTRPVNLSNGDSFELPGHGGQFGWRYVANDKHYSNRKTSQQLKSNSKRRTVQGIKIYHSQPALMLQTMKLRLSNKCVANFHRPKSLWYPHDNEVAVKERGKLPTQGPMKIIIKSLGGKGSKLHVDAEETVSSVKSKASKKLDFKPSETVKLFYLGKELEDDKSLAAQNVQPNSLLHLVRTKIYLLPKAQKIPGENKSLRPPGAFKKKSDLSVKDGHVFLMEYCEERPLLLSNAGMGARLCTYYQKSAPDDQTGSLLRSDSNSLGHVISLNPADKSPFLGDTKAGCSQSSLETNMYRAPVFSHKVPSTDYLLVRSAKGKLSIRRIDKLNVVGQQEPLMEVMSPGTKNLQTYMINRLLVYMCREFRAAEKRHFLPCIRSDELPSQFPYLSEAFLRKKLKEHANLQRGSNGQWMWVKKRNFRIFSEDELRNMVKPEEVCAYESMQAGLYRLKHLGITETHPSAISSAMSRLPDDAITLAAASHIERELQITPWNLSSNFVACTQGKENIERLEISGVGDPSGRGLGFSYVRAAPKASMSSAVVKKKSAATRGGSTVTGTDADLRRLSMEAAREVLLKFGVSDELIARQTRWHRIAMIRKLSSEQAASGVKVDANTISKYARGQRMSFLQLQQQNREKCQEIWDRQVQSLSALDGEENESDSEGNNSDLDSFAGDLENLLDAEECEEVLGGDHESNHDKLDGVKGLKMRRRPSLAQAEEEIEDEAAEAAELCRLLMDDETERRKKKKTRVSGEELGLAPGSRTNYGFENADRAKKIIGAAQPDESYTSKDNPVGDVKLVENPLKRKKAGTLKGMKNNDITHTGLMNKKLKISGDGGKTYKEKKSAREKFICGACHQAGHMRTNKNCPKYGEDQETHSDTPDLDKADGKITALNPSNQAQQKTTTKKLVPKSATKIAVVEASDVDVGLSTKVLPLKFKCGSTEKLPDKQALGETESSERPVASDPETGKPTFKVNKIIISNKMKPENAPVESQKPPIVIRPPTDTDKGHVESQKPTIVIRPPANTDRDQVESQKPLIAKRPSMEAQREQHHKKIIIKRPKEIIDIDQVSQDGSTPVEHRKTKRIVELTSSEKNRKEENMYLAKEAAKKKARDDKRSREEQEKRRNEERLKEERARRLYEEEMRMIEEQERLAEIRRYEAVIRQEREEEERQKAKKNKQKKKRPEIREDYIEDSRARRFDKRMQERDRGAKRRPVVELGRYGGESAPITKRRRGGEVGLANILERIIETLKDRIEVSYLFLKPVSKKEAPDYLDIIERPMDLSTIREKVRKMEYKSREQFRHDVWQITYNAHKYNDGRNPGIPPLADQLLELCDYMLVENDESLTEAEAGIESADF